ggaaaaacccgctgctctgaATGACGACcgttgtacacacacacacacacacacacacacacagaaaagtataaataaaagtggAGACAGTCAATAGAGCGCAGTTCGTGCGTTCTAGGActgcccctcgcgagtgaaaaacttctgcagtgtttgtgtgttttctgactcagaCGTCTCAactgaagaacggcagggtgatttaaagaaatcccctgtcagtcACAATCAGCCAATGTTTCAGGTGAACCCACTGTGagacctggccccaccctatcatctGACTCCCTGAGGTCAAATGGctcaggatgtgagtgggtgttaaggcCTGTCTCAAAACTGGATCATAGAtagcagacagttggtgtttgTTCAAAGATCTATAAAACTGATGAATTCAAATTGGGAAGTTTCCCAAACCAACAGAGAGCTGATCCTGCTAACATCTGTTTTGTTAGTATTTAAAGCCTCACTCTGTCACAGAAAATCCAcatagaaaacaacagaaactcCACGTATCACTAAGTATAAAGTctaaaaataatgaatgaatcGAACCGCTCCTTTCTTGCATTATAAATTGTATTAGAATCATAACTATAGTGTTGCTGCTTGCTGATTTGAACATACTTTATCATTAACAATTTGTAACAGTAAAGTGGTTTCAAACCAGGATATGAGCATATACCAGTATTACCATATGATGTGAGGTGGCGGTAAGCCAGAACATTCACAGGGAATCGTGATGTCATCGCCATCAACAGCCTTATAGATGACCCCGTCAGGGAAACAAGTGAGGTCTGAGAGAGGGAGACCATCATTACTAATCACAGATTAGACAGAATAAAGAGCTTGAAGATGAATCTGAGTCCACATGAAACACACCAACGACATAAAGGAAGGTGTAGTGGCAATTCCTTTTGTTTGACAAACCAAACATCCCACAATTAAAAGTCCACAAGCCACTGCTGCACTGAGATAATATTTCGTACGCAGGCAAAAGAAGTCCACTGTCCAAACTTGAAAGTTGCGTTTTTATGGTTTATTCATCCAGTTTGGCAATAAGATCCatttttttgttacttcctgctgcttctcctgctcTGGTAAAAAAACCATAGGCCCACCCCAGTGCATGCTGGTCCTATACCAATGTCCTTATTTATAGAAACAAAATGGCCCTACAGCTCTTACTGACTGATTTAACAAGGTaaacaccaaacaaacaaaacattgaaacaaaTATTAACCTACAAATAAACTTGTAAATAAACCCAAAAATGTAAGTAAACTAACAACAAACTTtaacaaatttcaaaataataaaaataaagaacaaatagCTCCAACAGAAGGCATTGATGACGATGGAGCTGTGCACATTAGTGGCATCGGCTGTGTCTCCAATGCTAACGTCTCTCAGTATCATCAACCCGCTCGTTACACTGCGCCGAGGCTCGTCATCCACTTCTACGAGGAGTGAGGGGGAAGAAGTGAAGAATAGGTCAATAATGTGAGTTTCtcacacaaaaatatttaacagaTAAACTGTGGTCTAGTAAGATAAGCAGCAGCTGGTCCGGGGTCCTCCCTCACTTCCTCTGCTGAGATCTTATGAATTATTACCTTAGGACCTAAAACTTAGCAACACAGCCACCAGGtcgaaagagacagacatgtattTTGGCAACTCTaagttttttctttataagACAATACAATCAGACTCAAAGTGCAGCGAGAGGAGGTTTCACTGATCTGGTGATCTGTAGTAACTGAAACAGAGTAGTTTGGTCACGTGTTTGGACCCAGGTCATAAACTGCAAACATTAAATAAGGATTGACACCAAAATGTTTATaaacatttgatttatttatttaatattaaaccTAAATCACAATTCATTTAGAGAAATGAAGCCCCAAATTTCTCTCACACAAACTTTTTAAGTAATCAGTTTGCTCATCAAGGACTTCGTTCTATGGCAACACTTcaaagacaaaaccaaaaaagtCACTTGCTGTACCTGTGAACAGCTGACCGTTGATTCTCCAGGTGATGCTGGGCCTCGGGATGCCGTCTCACAGTTTTACCCAGAGTGTACATCCCGTTCTGGGGCTCCTTCACCCAGTAAGGAGCCGCTGGAAAAAGAAGCAAACATTTAGCAATACAATAGAACAAACACATAGAAAATAAACTAGTCAGTGATAGATAGCACATTGTTGAATAAGCAGCAACACAAAGGCTGTGTTATGGTTTAATCTGAGCAATGAATCCCACATTTTCTGCCATGCCAGGAAATGCATCCTACAATTCTCAAAGTGCATTTTGAGAATTGTAGATCCATTGTTGTGGATTATTGTTATGTAAATGACACTACCTCGGCCTCTGCCAggttttaaaactgttttgttaAAACCTGCACCCCTTAACATGGAAATCACGTCTTCACGTTCAGCAGAGCATCATAACCAGACTTGTTTGTTCCTGTGCGCTCAGCTCAGCAGCCTACCTTCCACAGTGACTGTGAAAAAGTGTGTGGTGGAGTCGTGGGTGTTGGAGGCGTTGCATTCATATTCGCCAACATCCTCCAGGGTGATGCTGTCGAAGTAAAGCCAGCGGTCAAAGTTAATAACATGAGCAGTTGTGTTTGCCAGGACACCATCCTTCTTCCATTCCACCTTAGGAGTGGGCCTGTAGAGACAGACAAATATaagaacagagaaagaaaagtgtGACTGAGACAGAAGTGAACACGGAGGTAAAGATGttgttgggattcagagattcttttattgctatcatataatctgccttatgataaatgcattaataacatgttttacagtattattttatcagtaatatttctta
The nucleotide sequence above comes from Oreochromis aureus strain Israel breed Guangdong unplaced genomic scaffold, ZZ_aureus HiC_scaffold_362, whole genome shotgun sequence. Encoded proteins:
- the LOC120436933 gene encoding neural cell adhesion molecule L1.1-like; protein product: MTSDSKEDYICHAQYREARTILPATVVSLSVKPSERTGDVLLGRKPKLFHPTGSLSSVIGLRGHSVTLECLPSGLPTPKVEWKKDGVLANTTAHVINFDRWLYFDSITLEDVGEYECNASNTHDSTTHFFTVTVEAAPYWVKEPQNGMYTLGKTVRRHPEAQHHLENQRSAVHRSG